TACCATGAAATGTATGAGAAGCTTCATCAATAACTGCTTCCAGTAATCCCTGTCCAATATTTTTTCCCTGAAATTCTTTTTTAATATACATTTGATAAATATTTCCGGTATTGTCCTCACCCTTCACAAAGCTGCAGATCCCTATAAGTTCTTCATCTGTAAAAGCTCCAAATACAAATCTTTCTCTCGTCTGCTTTTCAATATGGCTTTCCATTGGGAATTTTTCAATTTTCAGGGCTTCCTGATAGTTTGCTCCAAATGAATCAGGGAATTTTTCCAGACTTTCCAATCGGATGGTTCTGTAGATTTTGCTTTTCTCAGGAAGAAGTTTTCGAAAGTTAATATTTTTCATGGTTATCTTATT
This region of Chryseobacterium culicis genomic DNA includes:
- a CDS encoding GNAT family N-acetyltransferase; this translates as MKNINFRKLLPEKSKIYRTIRLESLEKFPDSFGANYQEALKIEKFPMESHIEKQTRERFVFGAFTDEELIGICSFVKGEDNTGNIYQMYIKKEFQGKNIGQGLLEAVIDEASHTFHGIEILLEVTPGNDKAYKLYKKAGFLEIKSPTTENISNITMKYQV